In Phyllopteryx taeniolatus isolate TA_2022b chromosome 1, UOR_Ptae_1.2, whole genome shotgun sequence, the following proteins share a genomic window:
- the LOC133485960 gene encoding teashirt homolog 2, whose product MPRRKQQAPRRAAVYMPDDGDSALHDSIIEEDGENGTLTEEDFPEKTSPKVSEDHELDNKSANSYSNQNSPASLLSTQDAELESHLSDTCDRLSDFKNSSPRKGQPEDHSSKRKDDTGNSLQKMRAAYANFLSDSYWTGVRTELKLGKDTSKANCDSTNGSAKSEFDWHQDALSKTLQQTVSPKPTSKPNLFSSVHLYRQSSKPCASVFTGASRFRCKNCSAAYDTLVELTVHMNKSGHYQDNNLSKQSNSSASSSKSKKRSMQDLEGKEDAQKVLKCMFCGHSFDSLQDLSVHMIKTKHYQKVPLKEPIPVITPKLLPPAKKRAFETARPCSPDSTTGASGYGDIQRAGAVSNANNNRYGYQNGASYTWQFETCKSQILKCMECGSSHDTLQQLTTHMMVTGHFIKVTNSASKKGKQLALDPLAVEKIQVLAEPTASEPDGEKLSPKNVSPASIERDGQGESAADKTEVTEAKDDKQESEDQKAGNGKFKYPYLREEDLEQDSGGGGDILKSLANTVASAINKAQTGTPSWSAYPSIHAAYQISGIIKSTPVTAAPPPAQLKQTFHQKLRALAPKGKYGATGLESPQGTHKNFDIKQETAVISDGKESQSVKLDLMETDDSDCQDDSSFSSKPDADCGNDASEPIKGKLSPNFSDRAKTPSPSASTTEPHKDTLDNLVVNPLSALQSVLNNHLGKAKKTNNSREDKLSSHIQSIFANTNNCRDNPSLMLSNLARNKPKKNFVFATDDQPIDLTKSKSSKPRSLLLHPSIPMPQKYALSDIADMVKVLPKATTPKPPVASRLPAMKLESDVRRFEDVSAEVYSVHKRKGRQSNWNPRHLLILQAQFASSLFLTSEGKYLLSDLGPQERMHISKFTGLSMTTISHWLANVKYQLRKTGGTKFLKNMDTGHPVFYCNDCASQFRSPTTFISHQESHLGFQIKDMCKMPVEHQIKMDEAELPKVLGVRASETLVSEEDVDSKFKCKLCCRTFASNHAIKLHLSKTHSKSPDNHSQYVEMDKE is encoded by the coding sequence tatACATGCCTGATGATGGAGACAGTGCTCTTCACGACTCAATCATCGAGGAAGATGGAGAGAACGGCACCCTGACAGAAGAGGATTTTCCAGAGAAGACCAGCCCCAAAGTGTCTGAGGACCATGAGCTGGACAACAAGAGTGCCAACAGTTACAGCAACCAGAACTCTCCCGCCAGTCTCCTGTCGACCCAAGATGCAGAGCTGGAATCGCACCTCAGCGACACCTGTGACAGACTCTCTGACTTCAAGAACTCCTCGCCACGCAAGGGCCAGCCAGAAGACCACAGCTCTAAACGCAAAGATGACACGGGCAACAGCTTGCAGAAAATGAGGGCAGCCTATGCAAACTTTCTTTCAGATTCCTACTGGACAGGAGTTAGGACGGAATTGAAATTGGGCAAAGACACCAGCAAAGCCAACTGTGACAGCACCAACGGAAGCGCCAAAAGTGAGTTCGACTGGCACCAGGATGCTCTGTCGAAGACCCTGCAGCAGACTGTCTCCCCGAAGCCTACGTCCAAACCCAACCTCTTCAGTTCGGTCCACCTGTACCGGCAAAGCAGCAAACCCTGCGCTTCAGTATTCACAGGTGCCAGCCGTTTTCGCTGTAAGAACTGCAGTGCTGCATATGACACCCTAGTAGAGCTAACGGTTCACATGAACAAGAGTGGCCACTACCAGGACAATAATCTCAGCAAACAGAGTAACTCCTCGGCCTCGTCCTCTAAATCAAAGAAACGCAGTATGCAGGATCTGGAAGGGAAGGAGGATGCACAGAAAGTTCTAAAGTGCATGTTCTGTGGGCATTCTTTTGACTCACTCCAAGATTTGAGcgtccatatgatcaaaactaaGCATTACCAAAAAGTGCCTTTAAAGGAGCCAATACCAGTAATCACACCCAAACTACTGCCACCAGCAAAGAAGCGGGCATTCGAAACCGCCAGGCCGTGCTCCCCTGACTCTACAACCGGTGCATCCGGGTACGGCGACATCCAACGTGCTGGTGCAGTTTCGAATGCAAACAATAATCGCTATGGCTATCAAAATGGCGCAAGTTACACATGGCAGTTTGAGACGTGCAAATCTCAGATTTTGAAATGCATGGAGTGCGGAAGCTCCCATGACACCCTGCAACAACTCACCACACACATGATGGTGACTGGGCATTTCATCAAGGTTACCAATTCTGCTTCCAAGAAGGGTAAACAGCTAGCACTTGACCCCCTGGCCGTGGAGAAGATCCAGGTGTTAGCTGAGCCCACTGCCAGTGAACCAGACGGAGAAAAGttatcccccaaaaatgtttcccCTGCAAGCATcgagagggacggccaaggggAGAGTGCAGCAGATAAAACGGAAGTAACTGAAGCAAAAGATGACAAGCAAGAAAGTGAAGATCAAAAGGCAGGAAATGGGAAATTTAAGTACCCTTATCTACGGGAGGAAGATCTGGAACAGGATTCTGGTGGAGGGGGTGACATTCTTAAGTCTTTAGCCAACACAGTGGCCTCGGCCATCAATAAAGCTCAAACAGGTACGCCGAGCTGGAGTGCCTACCCGAGCATTCACGCTGCCTATCAGATCTCTGGCATTATCAAAAGCACCCCTGTCACAGCTGCGCCGCCTCCCGCTCAGCTGAAGCAGACCTTCCACCAAAAGCTGAGGGCACTCGCCCCAAAGGGGAAGTATGGTGCCACGGGCCTTGAGAGTCCCCAGGGGACACATAAAAACTTTGACATCAAACAAGAAACGGCTGTGATTAGTGATGGGAAAGAAAGTCAAAGTGTGAAGCTTGATCTAATGGAGACAGACGACAGTGATTGTCAGGATGATTCCTCTTTCTCTTCAAAGCCCGATGCCGACTGTGGGAATGACGCGAGTGAGCCGATCAAAGGGAAGCTGAGCCCCAATTTCTCTGACAGGGCCAAGACTCCGAGCCCCTCTGCCAGCACCACAGAGCCTCACAAAGACACTCTGGATAACCTTGTTGTAAACCCTCTTAGTGCTCTACAGTCAGTTCTGAACAATCATTTgggcaaagcaaaaaaaactaataattcgCGAGAAGATAAACTATCTTCTCATATCCAGTCCATTTTTGCTAACACTAACAACTGCAGAGACAACCCCTCACTTATGCTCAGTAATCTGGCAAGGAATAAgcctaaaaaaaactttgtttttgcaACTGATGACCAACCAATAGATCTGACTAAATCAAAAAGTAGCAAGCCAAGATCTTTGCTACTACATCCCTCCATCCCGATGCCACAGAAGTACGCTCTGTCTGACATCGCCGACATGGTTAAAGTTCTTCCCAAAGCCACCACACCAAAACCCCCTGTAGCATCTAGGCTTCCAGCCATGAAACTGGAATCAGATGTCAGGCGCTTTGAGGATGTGTCTGCCGAGGTTTACTCCGTCCACAAGCGCAAAGGCCGCCAGTCCAACTGGAATCCTCGCCATCTTCTCATCTTGCAAGCTCAGTTCGCCTCCAGCCTCTTCCTCACCTCGGAGGGGAAGTATCTTCTGTCTGACCTCGGCCCGCAGGAGCGGATGCACATCTCTAAGTTCACGGGACTCTCCATGACCACCATAAGCCATTGGTTAGCAAATGTGAAATACCAGTTGCGGAAAACAGGTGGCACCAAATTCCTGAAGAACATGGACACAGGCCACCCGGTCTTCTACTGCAATGACTGCGCTTCCCAGTTCAGGTCGCCAACAACCTTCATTTCCCACCAGGAGTCCCATCTGGGCTTCCAAATCAAAGACATGTGCAAGATGCCCGTGGAGCATCAGATCAAGATGGACGAAGCGGAGCTCCCGAAGGTCCTCGGCGTCCGAGCATCAGAGACTCTGGTCTCGGAGGAGGATGTTGACTCTAAGTTTAAATGTAAGCTGTGTTGTCGGACATTCGCCAGTAATCACGCCATCAAACTACATTTGAGTAAAACACACAGCAAATCCcctgacaaccattcacagtacGTGGAGATGGACAAGGAATAG